The genome window AGGGATTGATGATTGTGGCCAGTGGATCCATTCAAAATAAGGATCCTCCAAATTCTCGGGCAAGCAGAGACCATGATCTATAGGAACTAATTCCATCTGAGCCTCAAACTTACCATCCCCACCATCAATTTTCCTCACCAAAAGGTTTCCCGCGTGCCTGTCCGTGTTGAAGATTCTAACATCAAGTATCCCAATCTTGTGGACAGCCGCCACAGAGAAGCTTGAGGTTCCATGGTCACTAGCATCAAAGTCATGAGAAATATACTGCTGGAATGATGCAATCTTGCTGGCAACATTTGTCTTTGTACAGTAAGATTTAGTACTACCATTGCAATTAATGCCTTCATTCACATGAAATACTGAATGTGTGATCTTGATAAGGGCTGTTGGAGGGACATTGGCAAAGTGATTATAGTCCAGGAGGTACGCTGCAACCTCCCTGAACCCAGTCTCACCAACTCGCACAGACCTTTTCAGCCCTGGTTGCCCAAGGGATTTCCCAACAAACCCTTTTGGATTATTTGGTGCAAATGGCTCCTCATCTGTGGGCTTCACAATGGCAATGTTCACACCTTTTTTGTTCCGGAAGTAGTATGCACCACCAAGCCCACTGTGAACTGGTATCGGATCAATACCACAGTTAATAGCCTTCACAGCATCCTTAACAAGTAGTTTTATCTTATTACAGTGGCTTGAACATCCTAAAATTTCAATTGGACCACTCTGATCCCTTTGCTGAAGGTCCTTCCCAGTCGGTGATAGGCATGGAGTGGAGGAACTCCTGTGCAGGAAATTCCTTGTGAGTAGCAATGGGGAATCATTTCGCACAGCACTAAGATCATTTTTCAACACGAGGTCACCAAATGTGAGAGAACTCTCCTCGGTTGGCACATTGAGAGCTAGCTGTAATCTCCTTTTCACAGTGTGGACATTGTCCTCGCGATCCAGTTCAATGCCCAAGACAAAGCCTGTCTCTGTCTGGACAAACACACGCCTCCGTGCACCTGGCTTTCCTTCACTTTTGGGGTTTCCAGGGTAGTCACTGCTGAAGGTGCGATTCAAGACTGCAACCGCCATCTGGGTCTGAACAGGGCTGTCCACGTTAGGAGACATGGAGTGGGGAGGATGCTGGGTTATCAAAGTGAGAGGCAGAAGCAAGTAGGATGgacttcctctttctcttcttctcccttggGTGCACGCCGAACACAGAGGCTGATGCAGTTACAGAGAGAAGAAGATATGGTGCACGATCGACCATGAAGCGAGCAATGGATGTTGGAAAACAACCAGTTCCTTAAAAGCAGTGTCGAGCAAGGAATGAAAGCAAAAAAGACGGTCTGATCTCCCCTACTGAGAGGAAGCCATTGCTTAAGGATTGATGTAAAGAATCAAAACCTGTCAAAGAAAATATCAGACTGTTATGATATTAGAAACAACAAGATCTAAACCAATTTACAGATAACACACACTATTTTGCATGTCAATTAACATGATGCTAAAAAAAGTTCTTTTCCACGGTTGATAAATTAATAGTTGGAGGGGGAAAAGTAACTAaactttcatttattttttttatattcatcCATAATCTACAAAACCTAGTAAAAGGTAAGAGCACAACAACAGTTGGAGGGGGAAAAGTAACTAAACTTTCAATTTTTCTATATTCATCCATAATCTACCAAACCTGATAAAAGGTAAGAGCACAACAGAAACAATATATTTCAACAACAACAGAGAAAAAATCGTTTATGGTAAAAAGATACAAGAATTTGCAAGGAGAATCCTTTTTTTAGTTGTTACTGATGGTAAGTAGCGAAGAAAATCCAAGGAAGCGTACGTACAGGAAACTACCAACATGACGTGCAATTATTCGCCGAAACCAAACAATCTGTTCATGTTCTTGCTCCAATACATGTACATGCGTACAACAAAAGCAACAAACGGAGAACAACCCAAACTATTTGCAGAAAGACAAAGCCGTAACAGTGAGATTCCCAAAGAGAAAGGGAACAGTGAGTGATGATCGGCATCAGAAAATACTTTAAGAAGTGAGAAATATAGAAGCAAGAAAACATCAAATTGTTATCCCCAAAGCGGCTACAAAGTTGTTGCAGAATCAAAGGCCTCAAAAACCCATCTTTCTtggaaataaagagaaaaaatcgattttttttaccatatgaaagaaacaaaagaagTAATTGATACGCTTTTGAGAAAATTATGAAGCAATTGCAACAAATTGCATGAACTAAGTAGTGATTACTCTCGTActaaaaaatagatctaatcACATAACAACAGATGGAAAAAAAATAGCTAGCCACATCGAACCCAAAACCCTACCATTCCCAACGATGAATCTACTCCAACCCATGAGGTTCATTCATAATGCCCAAGAACTGAACGAGAAAACGAAGAAAACCGCAGAAGCTTTTCAAGAGCCGACTAGTGTCCGGTCTAGCGAACCGTACAGGTCGatgcaagatccaaaaaggaagacGAAGATAAGGAGGAGATCTCGCGCAGAACTCACCCCCCAACCAAACGAGCGACGGATCCGGGATATCGGGTGGATCTGACACCCGGCGACGGAGATCTGGCCGGAAAATGGGGCGGAGCTCGACTGTCCGAGCACCGGACCCGCGGGCCACGACGAGAAACGTTAATCGACGGCTAAGATCCGAGTACCGGTTCCATCCGACGGTCCAGATTCAAGCTCTCCCTTCTCTCTCACCCCCTCTCGCCCTCCTTTTCTCGTCCTCCCCCGTCTTCCGAATCTTTGCCTTTAAAATAACCAAAAGCGAAGCGAGGCGAAAGGTAAAGGCCACGGGATCCTCCTCTCCATTACTGGACCCGTCCAGTCAATGCAATCGAGCCGTCGATTGAACTTTCTCCCTCGTACAAAGAGTGGCCCCCACGCGGATGGAGGGTCAGGATTATTCGCCTCTTCTCTCACTGGGATCCCGAAGTCTCTATAATATAATACAAATAAAAGAAGCCGATCGGACGGCTGCGAGGAAGCCACGTGATGCCGATGACTATAGTTGGTTCTTCTTCGGTGACGTTACCTCCTCCGGGAAAGGGTGCTTTTTACTCCTAAGTAATCGGATTTACATCTCAAATATGAAATCTTAGGAAACTGATCGCTGCGGTTTCTTTAGCTGCAAATTAATTCGCAGGAGATAGTTTTAGTATGAGATTAAATCACCTTTAATATTTCTTGTTCTAGATTAAATCGCTTTTGATATGTCTTGCTGTAGTTTAACTCTATGCATAGATAAAACATCTTTAAAACTTCACATAGATcggtgaagaaaatggtatcagCTTAAGAAGAAAAATTGACTCTACCAAGGCAGAAGAAATGTCAATTTGGTACCATAAATTCATCCTATCAAATCTGACTTAGGTATCAACCAGAGTAGGACATACAAATTTATGCTCCTCAAGCTCTGATCTAACCAAGTGCTCAAGAGATGAATCTACTTTAATGGTGATTTGGATGTCTATTTTGCTATTCATAATCATCTAAATATATAGATATTAAACTAAGGTCCATTTGTTTTTGCATACATGATTTCCGTTTCCTATGTAATGCAGTGCTATACACCAATTACTGCAACTATTTCTGCATTAAAACAACAAAAGAACTCGAGAGATTCATTTCCCTTTGATTGCTGTTATATTTTATGTTGGCTAGGGTGTCTTTTTATATGAGTATCTAAAGTGCGATCTATCTCAAACAGGTCTATATATTCTTTGATGAAGAGAATAGAAACCTTTTAACTCCATTTATCAATGTTTATAAGAGAAGAATTTGTGGCTATCTACATAGAATCAGATGCGGATAACAGCTAACGTGGATTGATTATGTTACTATATCTTGAACCTTTGAACTGATAGCCATCCACTATCTTATTGAGAGAATATATGTAAACATAGAGATAGATACGCTGTCATGGGATCCTAAACATGTCAAGCACTTAGCTTCCATCCCCAGCAAGTTATTCTCTCTCATGGCAGCCGATACTACCTGTGCATGTATGCTAATCCGAAGAGGAAGTAAACTAGTGGACCGAAACTGGGAGATGTTAACGCTCTGTGGCATCAGAAAAGAGAAGTTTCGTGTAGTTTCAGTCTGCTGCTTAGGATACTTAGAAGTGCAGGAAACTGAGGGTTGCCACTTGCCAAGGTGAAGAAGGATGACATGACAAGGACAGTAGCAGTAGCGAAGGCTTTCCGATGCTTTTGACGGAGACTGCTTCTTAAGTAGAATGTTAGGTGAGACCTACAGCTTGTGAGAGACTGCTTCTCTATGCTTTTGAGGCTCTGCTAATGCTTCCTTAGCATCTTCTGCATGTCTCGTTGGTTTCTCGAAAGATTCTTAGAACTCCAAAAATAGAGGAGAAGTCTTTCGATTCAATTATAATAATAACACTAAAATAAAAGGTTGCCACGTCTAAGGATGTTGGAGTGCTTCTGTTTGCACGTTGGATGTTGCACGCTGCACATAAACATAGAGAGGCGGGCGTGTTCACGGTGCATGTATGATGCTAGATCGATTGATACGTGCATCCACCGAGAAATGAGATGGGCATCTCCCTTTGTCTCATGAATTGCTTATCgtcgtgcatgcatgcatgtgaatCAAGTACATGGCAATAGGGTGATGCATTTTATGTGTATGACACATGTATGGCACCGGATTGGTATGTACAGTGATGGAAAATAATTCCATGTGGATCTCATGTGCCGTTGTCGTATATCGAAC of Musa acuminata AAA Group cultivar baxijiao chromosome BXJ2-3, Cavendish_Baxijiao_AAA, whole genome shotgun sequence contains these proteins:
- the LOC103977486 gene encoding phosphatidylinositol 4-kinase gamma 7, with product MSPNVDSPVQTQMAVAVLNRTFSSDYPGNPKSEGKPGARRRVFVQTETGFVLGIELDREDNVHTVKRRLQLALNVPTEESSLTFGDLVLKNDLSAVRNDSPLLLTRNFLHRSSSTPCLSPTGKDLQQRDQSGPIEILGCSSHCNKIKLLVKDAVKAINCGIDPIPVHSGLGGAYYFRNKKGVNIAIVKPTDEEPFAPNNPKGFVGKSLGQPGLKRSVRVGETGFREVAAYLLDYNHFANVPPTALIKITHSVFHVNEGINCNGSTKSYCTKTNVASKIASFQQYISHDFDASDHGTSSFSVAAVHKIGILDVRIFNTDRHAGNLLVRKIDGGDGKFEAQMELVPIDHGLCLPENLEDPYFEWIHWPQSSIPFSEEELQYIANLDPMRDSEMLRMELPMIREACLRVLVLSTIFLKEAAAFGFCLAEIGEMMSREFRGMEEEPSELEVVCIEARRLVAEREVFSPEPDNVDDDMIQFDIDCEDAHTMTPKAAPSCNFGFKGGSSRNPFSKLESLEEDVGDDNEVGNVERSSCSLSVWDHLPKVSKLSTSLKGVRIADKSQWYPAGVPKLKLSSSKTNIGGSSRFKGGYGSANEQLPASASFMKLSDMGESEWAAFLEKFQELLQNAFHGRKCGASGLRQRQRLGTSCQF